A segment of the Catenuloplanes nepalensis genome:
ACGCGATATGCCAACGACGCGGCACGGGAGTACTTCGCCGATCTGATGACCTGGTCAACCGTCAACGGCCGTAGCGTGCTGCGTGTGATCGGACTTCCGATAACCGACGGTCAGCCCGACGGCGACTTCACCAGATGGCTCAGCGAGCACCTCGAGGAGACCCGGAGCATCTTTGGATACGGCGCCCGAGTCGTTCCCTGGAGCGTCACGTCTGACAACGTCAACATGGCCCTCATCGACGGCGTCACCACCTTCATCACGTTCTCCGGTATGAGCACCCAGCAGATCAGTGGCCTGAGCGCCGACAGCCAAGAGTTCTACCAGCGCTGGCGAGGCTTCTTCGATCAACTGTGGGGCGGCGGCCGGGAGCTGCGCCGGTCTATTCCCTGGCGCGGCTAACGCCACGAAGGGCCGCCGGCCGTCGCGCGTTACGTCCAGTCCCGCGTGCTGTACGCCCAGGATGCTTAGCAGTGGCCTCATTCTTTGAGGCGATCGGCTTCTGACTTGGCATGCTGCCCAACTCCCCCTCACCGCCGACGACCTCGGGTGAGCGTACGTGCTGGTTACCAACCATCCGCTCTTCGGCACAGTTGCGCGCTCGGACGATCAGGTGCCGGATGCCACGAAGGCGGCGAGGATGTAGTTGGGGTGCCGGTCGAGGTTCTTGCGGGCTCGGTCGTAGCGCATGGTCGTGCGCGGGTCGGCGTGTCGGGCGGCGATCTGGACGTCGCGGAGGCTGACGCCGGCGTCGAGCATGGTGGTCACGAACGTGTGCCTGAGCATGTGAGGGTGCATCCTCGCGACCCAGATCCCGGCCCTGTCGTCAGTCGGGATCTTCAGTCGGCGGGTCGCGGCGTGTCGGTCCATCCGGGCACCGTAGGTGTTACGCAGGATCGGACCGTGCTCGCGACCGTCGGCAGCTCTGTAGATCGCACGCGCTACCGCTGGCGGCAACGCCGCGGATCTTCAGTACGCGGTGGCCGTGTTCCTCGCCGAGGTTGCCGATGTTCGCGCCGCAGGCTTCGAAGATCCGCAACCCGAGTAGGCCCAGCATCGCGACCATGGCGAAGTCGTTGATGTTTCCCGAATAGGCGGGCTGCGGTGATCAGTGCTTCGAACTGCAGGTGCCCGAGCCCGAGCGTGGGTGATTCGGCAGTGTCGGCGCTCACGTAATTCCCCGGGGTCTGGCTCAGGTAATTCCCCAGGTGGTGGGCCCTCGGGTGTAGTTCTACTTGGTGTTGGTGGTGGTTGTCGAGCGGGGTCGGCCGGGGCGTTTGTTGGGTCGGTAGCTGGGTCCGTTCATGAAGATCTGGTGGCTGTTGTTGATCAGCCGGTCGAGCAGTGACTCGGCGACGACGGGGTTCGGGAACAGCGGATACCAGTCGGCGGGTGACCGGTTCGAGGTGGCGATCAGTGAACGGCCGGTCTGGGCGCGTTCGCTGATGAGTTCGTAGAGGTCGTCGGCTTGCTGCGCGGTGAGTTCTCGCATGGCGAAGTCGTCGAGGATCAGGAGAGCGGGCCGGGTGAGCTCGGCCAGGCGGCGGGGCCAGGTCCGGTCGGCGTGCCCGCCGGCGAGGTCGGCCAGGGCTCGGCTGGTCTTGAGGAACCGGACGTCGGCGCCGCGGCGGACGGCGAGATGCCCGAGTGCCTGGGCGATGTGGGTCTTGCCGACACCGACGGGCCCGTGCAGGACGACTGACTCACCGGCCTGCAGCCAGCGCAGAGCGGCCAGGTCGCGGATCTGCGCGGCGGGTAGTTTCGGGCTGGCGGCGAAGTCGAACTCCTCCAGGGTGGTGGCGTGCTCGAAGCGGGCCCGGTGGAGCCGGCGTTGCATGCCCATGTTCTCGCGGCGGGTGATTTCGTCGTGGCAGAGGACCTGCAGGAACTCCAGATGGCCGAGTTCGCCGGCCTGGGCCTGGGTCAGGCGGGCGTCGAGGGTGTGCAGCATGCCGGACAGCTTCAACGCGCGCAGGCTGTCACGCAGTGTGGTGTCGAGGATTGTCATCGGGTCTCTTTCGGCTGGTAGAGGAAGCCGCCGAGGCAGGTCATCAGGTGGGCCCAGTCGGTGCCCTCGGGGCGGGGGAAACCGTTGCGCTGCAACGCTTCGGCGATGTCGTGCAGTAGTCCGTAGGTGAACCGGGGGTCGGTGCCGCCGGGTGCCGGCAGCGGATAGACGCTCGGTGGCGTCGCGCCGGTGGGGGTCATGCCGGGGCCGCCGTCGCGGTGTCCGGCTCGTGGTCGCCGGGTCCGTCGTGGTCGCCGCTCGTGGTGGGCAGGGTGATGACGTTCGCGAACAGCTGCGAAGGGCCGTGCAGGTGGGCGGCGGCACCACCGTCGCCGGTGACGGCCCGTGGCGGGTCGGTCTCCGCGCCGACGGCCAGGATGCCTTTCACCGTGCGGTAGGACGGGTCGCCGACCGCGACAGCGGCCGCGCAGGCGGCTTCGAGGCGGCCGGGGCCGTGTTTGCCGGCCAGGCCGAGCACGCCTTGCGCGGCGCGCAGCCGGAACAGGGCGTTGACTTCCAGGAGCCCGGCGATAACCTGGCTGCAGGCCGGGCCGATCTCGGCCGCTTGGGTGCGGCACCAGGTCGGCGTCCGCATCCGGAACGCGATCTTCTCCGGCGGGTAGTGCCCGAAATCCGTCTGTTTCCCTGACGGTTTGCGGCCGTGGGTGGCGATCACCGTGCCCTGGTGGAAGATCTGCACCATCAGCGGGGTCTCGCGGGCGTCGATGCGCTGGCCGATGAACCGCCATGGCACCGAGTAGATCGTCTTGCCGACGCGGGCGTGGATGTCCGGGCCGACCGTCGCCGTCGACCACGTGGCCAACTCGAACGACCGGGCCGGCAGCGGCTGCAACGTGTGCGCCTCGGCCGCGGCGAACACCGTGCCCGGCGCGGCCCCGGACAGCGGCCGGCAGGCCCTGCGCCCGGCCACCTCGATACACCACGTGACCGCGGCGGTCTGCATCGCGGTGAGTGAACCGAACTGCCGGCCCCGCCAGAACGAGTCACGGATATACGGCATCGGCCGTTCGATACGTGCCTTGTCCCTCGGTTTCCGGGCCCGGGCCGGATCGACCAGGACGCCGTAGTGGTCGGCCAGTTCCGCATACGACCGGTTGATCTTCGGGTCGTAGAGGTCGGGCTTATCCACGCCGGTCTTCAAGTTGTCGGGGATCAACCGGCGCGGGACCCCGCCGAAGAACGTGAACGCCTGCACGTGGGCCTCGGTCCAGGCCCGCTGGTCCATCGTCAGCACCGGCCGCACGAACATGTGCCGCGACGCGGCCAGGACCATCGCGAACGCCCACACCCGCCGCCGCTTCCCGGTCACCGGATCGGTCCAGGACCCCAGCAGCCCGTAATCGATCTGTGCCTCTTCGCCGGGCACGACCTCGGCCTCGTCGCGCAGGACCACCACCTGGTCCCGGCGCACCTGCTCGGCCATGTTCGCCGCGACATACCGCTTCAACGACGCCAGGCTCGCGGTCAGGCCGTGCTCGTCACGCAGCCGCTGATGGATCGTCGCCTGAGTCACCCCGGCCTTGAGATGCTCGGCGATGTATTCGTGGAACACCGCGATCTGCGGCCAGGTCACCTGCCGCAACCGGCCGTCCGCCAGCTGCGGAAACCAGCGGGTCACCACGTCCGCCCACTCCTGGCGGGTCATCGCCGGCCCGCCAGGCGCCAGGCCCGCGGCGACCGCCGGCTGCAGATACTTACGGATCGTCTTGCGATCGACACCCAGCGACACGGACAACTCGCTGATCGAGCGTCCCGCATACCAGTGGATGAGGATTTCGGCCACATCGACCACGTCGAACGTTCTCCTCGCCATCAAGCCCCCTCGCCGCCGATGCAGACGAGGAGGGACTCTTCCTGATCACGAGGGACCAACACACCCCACCGCACACATCCCCTGAGCTGGGGAATTACGTGAGCGACCGAGTGGGGAATTACGGGTTCTGGCGATGATCTTGTGGTGGTCGGTGTCGGCGTGTCGGCCTCTGTCTGGTGTGGACTCTGATACTTGACCGCGGTGCGATCTTGAGCGGCTGTTGCCGCATCTGGCGGAGGTCACGATCGACGGGATCCACGAGGCCGACGGCCGGATCGTGATCGAGGCCCGCTCGGGCCGGGACCGGGTAGCCTGCCCGGACTGCGGTACCGAATCGGCGCGGGTGCACGGCCGCTACCACCGGCGGCTGGCCGACACCGCCCTTGCCGGGCGGTCGGTCGTGATCCGGCTGCTCGTGCGGCGGCTCGTCTGCCGCGAGGCCGTCTGTGCTCGGGTCACGTTCGTCGAACAGATTCCAGGCCTGACCAGCCCGCACTCCCGATACAGCCCGCCGTTGCGGGCGGCGTTGACCGTGATCGGAGTCGCTCTGGCCGGTCGACCAGGCGCTCGGCTGGCTCGCAAGCTGGGCATGCCGGTCGGCCGGGACACTCTGCTCGGCCTGCTGCGCGCGGCACCGCTGCCGCAGCCGGGCACGGTCACTGCGCTCGGCGTCGACGATTTCGCCCTGCGTCGGGGCCACGTCTACGGCACCGTGCTGCTGGATATGGACACCCACCGGCCGGTCGACGTACTACCAGGTCGCGACGCCGACCCCCTCGCCGTCTGGCTGCGGGAGCATCCCGGGGCGGAGATCATCTGTCGGGACCGGGCCGGCGCCTATGCGGAAGGCGCCCGTGCGGGTGCACCAGATGCAATCCAAGTCGCGGACAGATGGCACATCTGGCACAACGTGGGCGAAGCCGTGGACAAGACCGTCACCGCGCATCATGCCTGTGTGCGGGCCGCGATGACCCTCGAAGCCGGCCAGGCCACGAGCCCGGTTCCCGATGCTGGGCCGCAGCCCGCCTGCGACGCCGAACCGGCCGCAGAGCCAGAACCAGCAGCTCCGGCTGCTGAGCCGGACGGGTCGCTCGACGTGTGCGGTCGTGAACGGTCACTGGTCGTGCGCACCCGCGAGCGCTACACCGCGGTGCAGCAACTGCTGGCCGACGGTGCCTCTCTGGCCGAGATCTGCCGGCAGCTCGAGCTGGACCGCACCACCGTGCGCCGCTTCGCCCGCGCCACCAGCCTCGACGAACTCCTGGCCAAGGCCGTCAACCGGACCAGTCTGCTCGACGGCCACACCCAGCACCTGACCAGCCGGTTCGCCGCCGGCGTCACCAACGCCGCCGTCCTGCACGCCGAGCTGACCGCACTCGGGTTCACCGGCAGCGTCCAGACCATCCGCCGCTGGCTCCACCCCCTGCGGGCAGCCGCCCCCGCCGCACCGCAGCCGATGCGGCCAGCGGTCCCGAAACCCCGGCACATCACCCGATGGATCATGACCAACCCGCAGCACCTGGCCCCCGACCAACACACCCAACTCACCGACGTACTCGCCAGCTGTCCCGAGCTGCAGGCCGTCGCCGGCCACGTCCGCGACTTCGCCGACCTCATGAACAAACACCGCGGCGACCGCCTGCCCGACTGGATGCTGCGGGTGCAGGCCGACAACCTGCCCGCCCTGCACTCCCTGGTCACCGGCCTACGCCGCGACCTGGACGCAGTCACCGCCGGCCTGACCATGACCTGGAGCTCCGGCCCGGTCGAGGGCGCCGTGAACAGAATCAAAACCATAAAACGATCAATGTATGGCAGGGCCGGCTTCGATCTCCTACGCCGCCGAATCCTGCTCAGCGCCTAACGCCCCGGACCACAAGATCATCGCCAGAACCGAATTACGTGAGCGTCAGACCGCTACAGGTGGGGAATTTCGTGAGCGCTGACAGGCAGGTACCGGTGGCCGGCGGACGTAGTCTGCCGGAGAGTGCGGCAGGATCTGATCGATGACGCATGTCTGGTAGAAGCCGACCACCACGGACAACCGCCGGGAGACGGTCGGCGGCTGGTAGCACCAGGTTCCTGCAGCCACCGCACGTACCGTTCGATGCCCGCCCGGCCATCAGTCAGTGGGTCCATCCTGTTGCCGATACACCAGGTCAGGAAGATCTTGAGGTCGGAACCCGTGTGTAGTCGGGACTGACACCGGTAGCGGCCCAGGTACGCGGCCTCTGCCGCGCGGAGAAAACGCTCATCGAACGTTAAGGTGGGTGGCTCGAGAGTCGAGAAGGTAGTCATATCTCACGATGCGTCACCGTCCGCGAAGGCCGCCAGCGCCCTTGGCGGCAGATCCGTCCGTATGCCTGATCTTGGTTAGCGCCGCCTCTGATAACGAGAACGGTTTGGTGGAGTGCCCGGGGAAGCTGGGAGGCCATCATGATGGTCGTGACCGCCCGAGACGAAATTCTTGCTGCGCTGCCACAGGTCATTAGCAGCAGCCCGGACGGCACCTTCCTACCTCAGGACGTGATTGACGAACTCCGGCGAAGTGGAAGCACGTACGCGGATTCGACAATCCGGACACACATCGTCAGTCGAATGTGCGCCAACGCGCCCGACCATCACGCGCGGACCTATGACGACCTGGAACGGCTCCCGAACGGCCGTTACCGGCGGCAGTGAGTGCCGGACAGCAAACGACCGGAATGCGGCACTACGAGCAGGATTGTCTTCCGACGTGCCCCGGCCTCACGGCTCAGTCGGCGGCGTCGGTGTCATCGTGCGCCTCCTCGGGGTCGCCCTTCCCGCTCGCCGGGCCGGTGTAGCCGATCGCGAGCAGGTGACTGTCGAGAATCTCGTACAGGAAGTGACCCTTGCCGACCCACAGCCTGCGCTGGCTGCCGTCAGCTCGCGCTACCACGAAATGAATCTTGTCGGACTGGTTCTTGTGCCGCCAGGCGCGTAGTACCACGCGATCCGCAATGACTGGCATGGTCGTCCTCCTCCGTAAAGGACGAAGAATTTCATGAACCGGCCGAGGCGGCTACTGACCGTATAGCCGATCATCTCCGACTACAGGGTTGCCGCTCACGTTCCGTAGGGCTCCTCCAAGAAGCTCGATCGCTCAGAGTTCCCACGCAGGCGTAGCGACGCCGACCGGCCAGCGCCTCCTCAGCGGCATGAGCGCGCACTGCTTTCGGAATGTATCGATCGTT
Coding sequences within it:
- a CDS encoding ISL3 family transposase — protein: MIEARSGRDRVACPDCGTESARVHGRYHRRLADTALAGRSVVIRLLVRRLVCREAVCARVTFVEQIPGLTSPHSRYSPPLRAALTVIGVALAGRPGARLARKLGMPVGRDTLLGLLRAAPLPQPGTVTALGVDDFALRRGHVYGTVLLDMDTHRPVDVLPGRDADPLAVWLREHPGAEIICRDRAGAYAEGARAGAPDAIQVADRWHIWHNVGEAVDKTVTAHHACVRAAMTLEAGQATSPVPDAGPQPACDAEPAAEPEPAAPAAEPDGSLDVCGRERSLVVRTRERYTAVQQLLADGASLAEICRQLELDRTTVRRFARATSLDELLAKAVNRTSLLDGHTQHLTSRFAAGVTNAAVLHAELTALGFTGSVQTIRRWLHPLRAAAPAAPQPMRPAVPKPRHITRWIMTNPQHLAPDQHTQLTDVLASCPELQAVAGHVRDFADLMNKHRGDRLPDWMLRVQADNLPALHSLVTGLRRDLDAVTAGLTMTWSSGPVEGAVNRIKTIKRSMYGRAGFDLLRRRILLSA
- a CDS encoding DUF7669 domain-containing protein, producing MMVVTARDEILAALPQVISSSPDGTFLPQDVIDELRRSGSTYADSTIRTHIVSRMCANAPDHHARTYDDLERLPNGRYRRQ
- the istB gene encoding IS21-like element helper ATPase IstB is translated as MTILDTTLRDSLRALKLSGMLHTLDARLTQAQAGELGHLEFLQVLCHDEITRRENMGMQRRLHRARFEHATTLEEFDFAASPKLPAAQIRDLAALRWLQAGESVVLHGPVGVGKTHIAQALGHLAVRRGADVRFLKTSRALADLAGGHADRTWPRRLAELTRPALLILDDFAMRELTAQQADDLYELISERAQTGRSLIATSNRSPADWYPLFPNPVVAESLLDRLINNSHQIFMNGPSYRPNKRPGRPRSTTTTNTK
- a CDS encoding tyrosine-type recombinase/integrase; translated protein: MPPAVARAIYRAADGREHGPILRNTYGARMDRHAATRRLKIPTDDRAGIWVARMHPHMLRHTFVTTMLDAGVSLRDVQIAARHADPRTTMRYDRARKNLDRHPNYILAAFVASGT